From the genome of Carassius auratus strain Wakin unplaced genomic scaffold, ASM336829v1 scaf_tig00215750, whole genome shotgun sequence, one region includes:
- the LOC113095503 gene encoding protein ALP1-like, with product MVCNADTVISNVVAKWPGSVHDSRIFRASEIYQCLSQGEFSGVLLGDRGYGCQPFLLTPFTDPQEAQQAYNHAHARARVEMTFGLLKACFHFLHKLRVNPVRACDITVACAVLHNVACLRKERAPRVPPAMDWDNPAIFPDDDSGRLLRDQYVLNYFSWYVCFQFR from the exons ATGGTCTGCAATGCTGACACTGTGATCAGCAATGTTGTGGCAAAATGGCCTGGCTCAGTCCATGACTCCAGAATCTTTCGGGCCTCTGAAATCTATCAGTGCCTATCACAAG GTGAATTCTCTGGTGTGTTGCTGGGAGACAGGGGGTATGGCTGTCAGCCTTTTCTCCTGACACCTTTCACAGACCCCCAGGAAGCACAGCAGGCCTACAACCATGCCCATGCCAGGGCCAGAGTTGAAATGACCTTTGGCCTCCTGAAGGCATGCTTTCACTTCCTTCACAAATTAAGGGTCAACCCTGTTAGGGCATGTGATATTACTGTGGCTTGTGCTGTCCTCCACAATGTGGCCTGCCTGAGGAAGGAGAGGGCCCCCAGAGTGCCACCAGCCATGGACTGGGACAATCCGGCAATCTTCCCTGATGACGACAGTGGTCGGCTGCTGAGGGACCAATATGTGTTGAATTATTTTAGTTGGTATGTGTGCTTTCAATTTAGGTAA
- the LOC113095506 gene encoding uncharacterized protein LOC113095506 gives MATRAAYFSPSEAQILMEAYEEVKDIIKKKGNTTTVIKQREKAWQSIADRLNALNMNGPKRTWQQVKIKYKNILQNAVKKNTHRQGTGGGSPKADLTPAEDMALELNKGRPVLEGIPGGKETSIGSSQDATRFIQVSGSTVFLSEPPAQAPDDADPGESPSAAATAHDGDDDEEETISLDSRRHEDPDAIQWENQPGNIVRINKRTPHPAKFQLR, from the exons ATGGCAACTAGAGCCGCGTACTTTTCCCCGTCGGAAGCACAAATCCTCATGGAGGCATACGAGGAGGTAAAAGATATAATTAAGAAGAAAGGCAACACCACCACAGTGATAAAGCAAAGAGAAAAAGCGTGGCAAAGTATTGCAGACCGCCTGAATGC ATTAAACATGAACGGGCCAAAACGGACATGGCAGCAGGTCAAAATCAAATACAAGAACATTCTGCAGAATG CAGTGAAAAAGAATACCCACAGACAAGGCACGGGTGGTGGGTCACCAAAGGCTGACCTTACCCCAGCAGAGGACATGGCCTTGGAGCTAAATAAAGGCAGGCCCGTCTTAGAGGGGATCCCTGGGGGGAAAGAGACGAGCATAGGTTCCTCCCAAGATGCCACCCGCTTCATTCAAG TGTCTGGCAGCACTGTGTTCCTGTCAGAGCCACCAGCACAAGCACCAGACGATGCTGATCCA GGTGAAAGCCCCAGTGCAGCAGCAACAGCACATGATGGAGACGATGATGAGGAGGAGACCATCTCTCTGGATTCCAGAAGGCATGAG GACCCAGATGCTATACAGTGGGAAAACCAGCCTGGCAACATAGTGCGTATTAATAAAAGGACACCACATCCTGCCAAATTCCAGCTGCGCTAA